The nucleotide window GGATTCCTCTGATTGGTGAAGGTGGAAGGGTGGTTTGGGTAGGTCATTTCATCTGAGTTCAGATCATTGCAAAGCTGGTTTTGTATTTTGAGGCAACAGCTTAGGTTGCATTTGTTACGAATTTCTCTAGATCCTGACTTTTATTTTGACATTGGTGGCCAAAGCTTTCATTTAAGAAGAAATAATCATGTGCCATAGTAGGCTTTTTTCTGCTCTGCCTGTGTATGAAGTGGTCAGCATGGTGGgctgtatgacaggagtctaatTCATCACCTGTTTGTTTTCACAGAGTAACAGTTACCCCTCGATGAGTGATCCTTACCTGTCCAGCTACTATCCACCATCCATTGGATTTCCTTACTCCCTCAGCGAGGCACCATGGTCCACTGCAGGGGACCCTCCCATCCCATATCTCACTACCTATGGACAACTTAGTAATGGAGACCATCACTTCATGCATGATGCTGTTTTTGGGCAGCCTGGAGGTCTGGGGAACAATATTTACCAGCAcaggtttaatttttttcctgaaaaccCTGCATTCTCAGCATGGGGGACAAGTGGTTCTCAGGGGCAGCAGACTCAGAGCTCAGCCTATGGGAGCAGTTACACTTACCCACCAAGCTCCCTTGGTGGCACAGTTGTTGATGGGCAGACAGGTTTTCACAGTGACACCCTCAACAAGGCCCCTGGGATGAACAGTCTGGAACAGGGCATGGTTGGCCTGAAGATTGGGGATGTTACCACCTCTGCAGTTAAGACAGTGGGTTCAGTTGTCAACAGTGTGGCACTGACTGGTGTCCTTTCTGGCAATGGTGGGACAAATGTAAACATGCCAGTTTCAAAACCAACTTCATGGGCAGCCATTGCCAGCAAGCCTGCAAAACCACAGCCTAAGATGAAAACAAAGAGTGGGCCGATAGTAGGGGGTGCCCTGCCTCCCCCACCAATAAAGCATAACATGGACATTGGTACATGGGATAACAAGGGCCCTGTTCCAAAGGCCTCAGCTCCCCAGCAGACACCATCCCCCCAGGCTGCCCCACAGCCCCAGCAGGTAGCTCAGCCTCTCCCTGTTCAGCCCCCACCTTTGGTCCAGCCACAGTATCAGAGCCCTCAGCAGCCACTTCAACCCCGCTGGGTGGCTCCTCGAAACAGAAATGCagcatttgggcagagtggaggggcCAACAGTGACAGTAACTCTGTTGGAAATGCCCAGCCTGCTTCTACCCCAAGTGTAGAATCCCACCCAGTCCTGGAGAAACTGAAAGCTGCCCACAGCTACAACCCTAAAGAGTTCGACTGGAATCTTAAGAGTGGGCGGGTGTTCATCATCAAGAGCTATTCTGAGGACGACATCCACCGCTCTATCAAGTACTCCATCTGGTGTAGCACTGAGCATGGCAACAAGCGCCTGGATGGCGCCTTCCGCTCCATGAGCAGCAAGGGGCCTGTTTATCTGCTTTTCAGTGTCAATGGGAGTGGACATTTCTGTGGGGTGGCAGAGATGAAGTCCCCTGTGGACTACGGCACCAGTGCTGGGGTCTGGTCTCAGGACAAGTGGAAGGGGAAGTTTGATGTGAAGTGGATTTTTGTCAAGGATGTGCCCAATAACCAACTTCGGCACATCAGACTGGAGAATAACGACAACAAACCTGTCACAAACTCCCGTGATACACAGGAGGTGCCcttagaaaaagcaaaacaagtgcTGAAAATTATTGCATCCTATAAGCACACGACCTCCATTTTTGACGACTTTTCTCATTACGAGAAGcgccaggaggaagaggaagtggtgCGCAAGGTGAGTTGTCTTTGGGTACCTGTTACACAGGTGTCTCGCTGCATGCCAGGGGACCTGCACAATGGGCTGGAGTGTAATGGGCAGTCTGTTGGTCTAGTGACATATTCCCCAGTCAGGGCAGGTTGATACAGTATGAGAGGCATCTCTTAGCTATTACATCACTGGGATGAGCCAGTAGTGTGATGTTTTGAGTGGATGTCAATAAAAATCTTACCACTTTCCTGTTATAAGACATGGTAATCTGGACTACTGTGTATATACTTAAGAACAGAGAATACAGGAAAGCTGTTCTTTCTAGTGTCTGCCCAGTCAAGCACACTTAGAAACCAGtgttcaaggggctggagag belongs to Meriones unguiculatus strain TT.TT164.6M chromosome 4, Bangor_MerUng_6.1, whole genome shotgun sequence and includes:
- the Ythdf1 gene encoding YTH domain-containing family protein 1 isoform X1; the protein is MSATSVDPQRTKGQDNKVQNGSLHQKDTVHDNDFEPYLSGQSNPSNSYPSMSDPYLSSYYPPSIGFPYSLSEAPWSTAGDPPIPYLTTYGQLSNGDHHFMHDAVFGQPGGLGNNIYQHRFNFFPENPAFSAWGTSGSQGQQTQSSAYGSSYTYPPSSLGGTVVDGQTGFHSDTLNKAPGMNSLEQGMVGLKIGDVTTSAVKTVGSVVNSVALTGVLSGNGGTNVNMPVSKPTSWAAIASKPAKPQPKMKTKSGPIVGGALPPPPIKHNMDIGTWDNKGPVPKASAPQQTPSPQAAPQPQQVAQPLPVQPPPLVQPQYQSPQQPLQPRWVAPRNRNAAFGQSGGANSDSNSVGNAQPASTPSVESHPVLEKLKAAHSYNPKEFDWNLKSGRVFIIKSYSEDDIHRSIKYSIWCSTEHGNKRLDGAFRSMSSKGPVYLLFSVNGSGHFCGVAEMKSPVDYGTSAGVWSQDKWKGKFDVKWIFVKDVPNNQLRHIRLENNDNKPVTNSRDTQEVPLEKAKQVLKIIASYKHTTSIFDDFSHYEKRQEEEEVVRKERQNRNKQ
- the Ythdf1 gene encoding YTH domain-containing family protein 1 isoform X2, with product MLHFQRLKENTMESNSYPSMSDPYLSSYYPPSIGFPYSLSEAPWSTAGDPPIPYLTTYGQLSNGDHHFMHDAVFGQPGGLGNNIYQHRFNFFPENPAFSAWGTSGSQGQQTQSSAYGSSYTYPPSSLGGTVVDGQTGFHSDTLNKAPGMNSLEQGMVGLKIGDVTTSAVKTVGSVVNSVALTGVLSGNGGTNVNMPVSKPTSWAAIASKPAKPQPKMKTKSGPIVGGALPPPPIKHNMDIGTWDNKGPVPKASAPQQTPSPQAAPQPQQVAQPLPVQPPPLVQPQYQSPQQPLQPRWVAPRNRNAAFGQSGGANSDSNSVGNAQPASTPSVESHPVLEKLKAAHSYNPKEFDWNLKSGRVFIIKSYSEDDIHRSIKYSIWCSTEHGNKRLDGAFRSMSSKGPVYLLFSVNGSGHFCGVAEMKSPVDYGTSAGVWSQDKWKGKFDVKWIFVKDVPNNQLRHIRLENNDNKPVTNSRDTQEVPLEKAKQVLKIIASYKHTTSIFDDFSHYEKRQEEEEVVRKERQNRNKQ